A window of the Planktothrix tepida PCC 9214 genome harbors these coding sequences:
- a CDS encoding DUF1269 domain-containing protein: protein MAALTVWKFNTADGADNALNKLQDLQKQQLIQVLDAAIVSWPEGRKRPKTYQAMDTTGAGALGGAFWGMLFGLIFFMPFLGMAMGAAIGALSGHFTDYGINDDFINDVKSKVTEGTSALFLLTGQVTIDKVEDAFTPEERGELIQSNLTHEQEAKLRQDFGVEE, encoded by the coding sequence ATGGCAGCATTGACGGTCTGGAAATTTAATACGGCTGATGGTGCAGATAACGCCCTCAACAAATTACAAGACCTGCAAAAACAGCAACTAATTCAAGTTCTTGATGCGGCAATTGTCTCTTGGCCAGAGGGTCGCAAACGTCCTAAAACCTATCAGGCGATGGACACAACAGGAGCAGGAGCATTAGGGGGAGCATTCTGGGGAATGCTGTTTGGACTCATCTTCTTTATGCCCTTTCTGGGAATGGCAATGGGAGCCGCCATTGGTGCGCTTTCAGGTCATTTTACAGACTATGGAATTAATGACGACTTTATCAATGATGTCAAAAGCAAGGTTACAGAAGGAACTTCTGCCCTTTTCTTGCTGACGGGTCAAGTCACAATTGATAAGGTGGAAGACGCTTTTACACCTGAAGAACGAGGCGAATTAATTCAATCTAACCTCACCCACGAGCAGGAAGCCAAACTGCGCCAAGATTTTGGCGTCGAGGAATAG
- a CDS encoding RNA-guided endonuclease InsQ/TnpB family protein, whose amino-acid sequence MQDRKRNFALNACIQHYQETGKSLKLASYKGMLPQLKKEYPWLKEDCYSSVLQCIAINLDRAYKNFFEGRAKFPNFKSKHHKQSIQYPQSVTVNGEYLKVPKIGEIKAIFHREITGKIKTVTISKTSSNKYFASILCEVESNGVKESGNKVIGIDLGLKDFAIVHDGQKVTKYANPKHLKRHQKNLARKQKKLSRKTKGSKSREKFRKIIAKVHEKITNSRQDFLHKLSRELVNESQVIVVENLNVKGMVKNRKLSKSISDVGWGKFVNFVDYKLKQKNGEFIEIDRFFPSSKTCSSCGHILSELPLDIREWDCPNCQTHHDRDENAALNIRNEGIRILTEGGGNPVFADGGCVRPPTFQVRGIGL is encoded by the coding sequence GTGCAAGATCGCAAAAGGAATTTTGCCTTAAACGCCTGTATTCAGCACTATCAAGAAACTGGCAAAAGCCTAAAATTAGCATCTTATAAGGGAATGTTACCTCAACTTAAAAAAGAGTATCCTTGGCTTAAAGAGGATTGCTACTCATCGGTTCTCCAGTGTATCGCAATCAACCTAGACAGAGCTTACAAAAACTTTTTTGAGGGACGAGCTAAATTTCCTAATTTCAAATCTAAACATCACAAGCAATCAATTCAGTATCCTCAAAGTGTTACTGTTAACGGTGAATATCTAAAAGTTCCCAAGATTGGTGAAATCAAAGCAATATTTCACCGAGAGATTACAGGAAAAATTAAAACAGTAACAATTTCCAAGACTTCAAGTAATAAATACTTTGCTTCTATTCTGTGTGAAGTAGAATCAAATGGAGTCAAGGAATCGGGAAATAAAGTTATTGGAATTGATTTAGGGCTAAAGGATTTCGCAATTGTTCATGATGGACAAAAAGTAACCAAATACGCTAATCCAAAACATTTAAAGCGTCATCAGAAAAATCTAGCCCGGAAACAGAAAAAACTCTCCCGAAAAACCAAAGGTAGTAAATCGAGAGAGAAATTCAGAAAAATTATTGCTAAGGTTCACGAGAAAATAACCAACTCCCGCCAAGATTTCTTGCATAAATTATCAAGAGAATTGGTAAACGAAAGCCAAGTGATTGTCGTTGAAAACCTCAACGTCAAGGGAATGGTTAAGAACCGAAAGTTATCTAAGTCGATATCTGATGTGGGTTGGGGAAAATTTGTCAACTTTGTTGATTATAAGCTGAAGCAAAAAAACGGCGAATTTATAGAAATTGATCGCTTTTTCCCTAGCTCTAAAACTTGTTCGAGTTGCGGTCATATACTAAGTGAGTTGCCTCTGGATATCAGAGAATGGGATTGCCCAAATTGCCAAACTCACCATGACCGTGATGAAAACGCTGCACTTAATATCAGGAATGAAGGCATCAGAATATTAACTGAAGGCGGAGGGAACCCCGTTTTTGCTGATGGAGGCTGTGTAAGACCACCTACTTTTCAAGTAAGGGGCATCGGTCTGTGA
- the clcA gene encoding H(+)/Cl(-) exchange transporter ClcA, producing MESKPNPQNINLLHSIFRSTAFKAILGKLNPILFWAALAGLMTGLIGGSFRFLVSVILDNRVRWIHSLDQMPGKGAIISIVVSSVMVYLGFGLMRRFAPDTSGSGIPQIEGMLSGHLPLVWQRVLPIKFATGLLILGSGMVMGREGPTIQMGGSIGKMVGTWFRASHEQTRVLVAANAGAGLATAFNAPLAGILFVFEEMKPVFEDQVHAYRAITLSCITATIGQQLILGTGPVLKLTQFETPPLASLWIFALLGVAFGIIGYYFNAFLVKSLDFFSSLRGIPYQLTGLFVGGFIGLMSWLYAPTTGGGEEMIIWSFNNVEPTDFLLLLFMVRFGMTILCYGSGAPGGIFAPMLSIATLFSLGVAKQIYLWFPSILPVPQVLTITGMGALVSATVRAPLTAILLTLEMTANYQLILPILVSCFMASATAEGLGGRPIYSVLLERRLKK from the coding sequence ATGGAATCTAAACCTAATCCTCAAAATATCAACCTACTTCACTCAATTTTCCGATCCACAGCTTTCAAAGCTATCCTGGGAAAACTCAACCCGATTCTGTTTTGGGCGGCTCTAGCCGGATTGATGACCGGATTGATTGGGGGTAGCTTTCGGTTTCTAGTCTCAGTAATCCTAGATAACCGGGTGCGTTGGATTCATTCTTTAGATCAGATGCCTGGAAAAGGGGCGATTATCTCGATTGTTGTATCAAGTGTCATGGTCTATCTGGGATTTGGCTTGATGCGACGCTTTGCTCCAGATACCTCCGGTAGTGGCATTCCCCAAATTGAAGGGATGCTATCAGGGCATTTACCCCTAGTTTGGCAACGGGTACTGCCGATTAAGTTCGCTACGGGTCTTCTCATCCTGGGTAGTGGCATGGTGATGGGACGGGAAGGGCCAACGATTCAGATGGGAGGCAGTATCGGCAAGATGGTCGGTACTTGGTTTCGGGCTTCTCACGAACAAACGAGAGTGTTGGTTGCAGCTAACGCCGGAGCGGGACTAGCAACGGCTTTCAACGCGCCTTTGGCGGGAATTCTGTTTGTGTTTGAAGAAATGAAACCCGTGTTTGAGGATCAAGTTCATGCGTATCGAGCCATAACATTATCGTGTATTACCGCAACGATTGGACAGCAACTCATCTTGGGGACTGGGCCTGTTTTAAAACTGACTCAATTTGAAACGCCACCCCTCGCCTCGTTGTGGATTTTTGCCCTTTTAGGAGTTGCCTTTGGGATAATTGGGTATTATTTTAATGCTTTCTTAGTGAAAAGTTTAGATTTTTTTTCAAGTTTGCGCGGCATTCCCTATCAACTAACGGGGCTATTTGTGGGGGGTTTTATTGGGTTAATGAGTTGGCTTTATGCCCCGACGACTGGCGGTGGGGAAGAGATGATCATCTGGTCGTTTAATAATGTAGAACCTACTGATTTTCTCTTATTATTATTTATGGTTCGATTTGGAATGACTATTCTGTGCTATGGGTCTGGTGCTCCGGGCGGAATTTTTGCGCCCATGCTTTCAATTGCAACTTTATTCTCGTTAGGTGTTGCTAAACAAATTTATCTTTGGTTTCCGAGTATTTTACCCGTACCTCAAGTCTTAACAATTACTGGGATGGGAGCATTGGTTTCTGCCACCGTCCGCGCTCCCCTAACGGCAATTTTATTAACCTTAGAAATGACGGCTAATTATCAGTTAATTTTGCCAATTTTAGTCAGTTGTTTTATGGCTAGTGCTACGGCTGAGGGATTGGGAGGAAGACCGATTTACTCAGTGCTTTTGGAACGAAGATTAAAAAAGTAA
- a CDS encoding VIT1/CCC1 transporter family protein gives MLAFVFLPLAEARWVSLLMTLLLLILLGYGRARIGMRAVLPTVLQTVGIAGLAAIAGVLIGKLIDLHF, from the coding sequence GTGTTAGCGTTTGTATTCTTACCCCTAGCAGAAGCACGATGGGTTTCGTTGCTCATGACCTTGTTGCTGTTGATCCTGTTGGGATATGGTCGCGCTCGAATTGGGATGCGTGCAGTGTTACCAACGGTTCTACAAACCGTCGGGATTGCTGGATTAGCAGCGATCGCAGGTGTTCTAATCGGGAAACTGATTGATCTGCACTTTTGA
- a CDS encoding chaperone modulator CbpM encodes MNEDMIDLVSSESATGEERCYTVEQVATLTAVSVTLVRRLVALNVIEAEQDQLPAREITRLTQILRLRRDLSVNWIGAQMVLDMSQEIARLKALLQAYESHSARNNFEK; translated from the coding sequence ATGAACGAAGACATGATTGATTTAGTCTCCTCCGAATCCGCCACTGGGGAGGAGCGTTGCTATACCGTTGAACAGGTAGCCACCCTGACGGCGGTTTCTGTGACTTTGGTACGTCGGTTAGTGGCTTTGAATGTGATTGAAGCGGAACAGGATCAGTTACCCGCCAGAGAAATTACTCGCCTGACCCAAATTTTACGGCTGCGACGGGATCTAAGCGTTAATTGGATTGGGGCTCAAATGGTTCTCGATATGAGCCAGGAAATAGCTCGCCTCAAGGCGCTTTTGCAAGCCTATGAATCCCACAGTGCCCGTAACAATTTTGAGAAATGA
- a CDS encoding DnaJ C-terminal domain-containing protein, with the protein MAAQDFKDYYAILGVDKAVDQDAIKKAYRKLARQYHPDLNPNDKKAEERFKEINEAYEVLSNEENRKKYDQYGQYWKYAQEGMPPPGTGATQYEDTDFGQYGDFNDFINQLLNRYGQGDRQGRRAYRYYTSDGYPEETDEFDPGYRSPYHSYAPQPDVEAAIVLTMAEAFQGVVKQLQLEGEPSFKVRVPPGAKPGSRIRIKGKGRMNPFTKEHGDLYVTIDLAPHPFFKLDDQTNITCEINLAPDEAVLGTDLQVPTPDGLVTMKIPPGVKSGQVLRLRGKGWKLLKGERTDQLVKLMIVAPKENELSEIERTSYETIRAHRMFNPHANLENITL; encoded by the coding sequence ATGGCTGCTCAAGATTTTAAAGATTACTACGCCATCTTAGGTGTTGATAAAGCAGTTGATCAGGATGCTATTAAGAAAGCCTATCGAAAACTGGCTCGTCAATATCATCCTGATCTCAATCCTAATGATAAAAAGGCAGAAGAACGGTTTAAGGAAATTAACGAAGCCTACGAAGTTCTATCTAATGAAGAAAACCGCAAGAAGTATGACCAGTACGGACAATATTGGAAATATGCCCAGGAGGGAATGCCACCGCCAGGGACAGGCGCGACCCAGTATGAAGATACGGACTTTGGACAATATGGGGATTTCAATGACTTTATTAATCAACTGTTGAATCGTTATGGTCAGGGCGATCGCCAGGGTCGTCGCGCTTATCGTTATTACACCAGCGATGGCTACCCAGAAGAGACAGACGAATTTGATCCGGGGTATCGTTCCCCCTATCATAGCTATGCGCCCCAACCTGACGTTGAAGCGGCGATTGTTCTGACGATGGCAGAAGCCTTTCAAGGTGTGGTTAAACAGTTGCAACTCGAAGGAGAACCGTCGTTTAAAGTCCGGGTTCCCCCTGGTGCTAAACCAGGTAGCCGGATTCGCATTAAGGGAAAAGGGCGAATGAATCCCTTTACCAAAGAACACGGCGATCTATATGTGACGATTGATCTCGCTCCCCATCCCTTCTTTAAGCTGGACGACCAAACGAATATTACCTGTGAAATTAACCTCGCGCCCGATGAAGCGGTATTAGGAACTGACCTTCAGGTTCCGACACCCGATGGACTGGTGACGATGAAAATTCCCCCCGGTGTAAAATCAGGACAGGTCTTAAGGTTGCGGGGTAAGGGATGGAAATTACTTAAAGGGGAGCGTACCGATCAACTGGTCAAACTGATGATTGTGGCTCCCAAGGAAAATGAGTTGAGTGAGATTGAACGCACCAGCTATGAAACGATTCGCGCCCATCGGATGTTTAACCCCCATGCCAATCTGGAGAATATCACCCTATGA